A region from the Actinomycetota bacterium genome encodes:
- a CDS encoding methionine synthase — protein sequence MLGDIGPTGLVLAPLGGAAFDEVFEVFAEQAAALASAGPDALIIETMTDIAEARCALLAARSVTDLPVFVTVTFGANGRTDLSGTGPEEAAIVLEACGAAAVGINCGLGPEQMLPLVERLARACSVPVVVQPNAGLPVLDADGNTVFPGTPDEMGAYAARFVDAGASVVGSCCGSSPAFTGAIADFAKERAVAPRETPAGVGFAGPRGWVRVGAGRPIAVIGERINPTGKPELADSLREGSMSVVRRFAAEQADAGAAALDVNVGAAGVDAAEALPAAALALAGVTDLPLVLDTTDPAALERALRVYPGRALVNSVNGGEESMAAVLPLAARYGAAVVVLALDDAGIPHEAAGRLAIVDRVCARAHEAGLRDEDLIVDTLVMTAATDAGAPRVTVAALAGVKERGLAAMLGVSNVSHGLPLRGRLNAAFLAAAAEAGLDAAIVNPGDPVVAEAVRLADKARAAGAGAARPGQAWAAWDDAYEAALAGAHGGGEPGDAGADDDGGAVEARLAAAVLRGDADAAPGLVDAAVAAGAAPGDVIAGVLTPAIQGLGDAFGRGEAFLPQLIVAAEAMKAAVARAKTYLPPGASEPAGRVAFATVKGDVHSIGKDICISLLESAGFAVADLGVDVPPEAVAAAAADADVVCLSALMTTTLPAMQASAWAVEAASPGVPVLVGGAVVTEDWAHSMGLGYAHDAPGCVRAVEAAVAAVRSARDGRSRS from the coding sequence GTGCTGGGTGACATCGGGCCGACCGGCCTCGTGCTCGCACCGCTCGGCGGTGCCGCGTTCGACGAGGTCTTCGAGGTCTTCGCCGAGCAGGCGGCCGCGCTCGCGTCCGCCGGGCCCGACGCGCTCATCATCGAGACGATGACCGACATCGCCGAGGCTCGGTGCGCGCTGCTCGCGGCGCGGTCGGTCACGGACCTGCCGGTGTTCGTGACGGTGACGTTCGGCGCGAACGGGCGCACGGACCTGTCGGGCACCGGCCCCGAGGAGGCCGCGATCGTCCTCGAGGCGTGCGGCGCGGCCGCGGTCGGCATCAACTGCGGGCTCGGACCTGAGCAGATGCTGCCGCTCGTCGAGCGGCTCGCGCGCGCGTGCAGCGTGCCGGTGGTCGTTCAGCCGAACGCGGGCCTGCCGGTGCTCGACGCCGACGGGAACACCGTCTTCCCCGGCACGCCCGACGAGATGGGCGCGTACGCGGCGCGGTTCGTCGACGCGGGCGCGTCCGTGGTCGGGTCGTGCTGCGGGTCGTCGCCGGCGTTCACCGGCGCGATAGCGGACTTCGCGAAGGAGCGCGCCGTAGCGCCGCGCGAGACGCCCGCGGGCGTGGGGTTCGCTGGTCCGCGCGGGTGGGTACGCGTCGGCGCAGGGAGGCCGATCGCGGTCATCGGCGAGCGCATCAACCCGACCGGCAAGCCCGAGCTGGCCGACTCGCTGCGCGAAGGCTCGATGTCGGTCGTGCGCCGCTTCGCCGCCGAGCAGGCCGACGCGGGCGCCGCGGCGCTCGACGTGAACGTGGGCGCGGCGGGCGTGGACGCCGCCGAGGCTCTGCCCGCGGCCGCGTTGGCGCTGGCCGGCGTGACCGACCTGCCGCTCGTGCTCGACACCACGGATCCGGCCGCACTCGAGCGCGCGCTGCGCGTCTACCCGGGCCGCGCGCTCGTGAACTCGGTCAACGGCGGCGAGGAGTCCATGGCAGCGGTGCTGCCGCTGGCCGCGCGCTACGGCGCGGCGGTGGTGGTGCTCGCGCTCGACGACGCGGGCATCCCGCACGAAGCGGCCGGCAGGCTCGCGATCGTGGACCGCGTATGCGCGCGTGCGCACGAGGCGGGCCTGCGCGACGAGGACCTGATCGTGGACACCCTTGTGATGACCGCGGCCACCGACGCCGGTGCGCCGAGGGTGACGGTGGCCGCGCTGGCGGGCGTGAAGGAGCGCGGTCTCGCGGCGATGCTCGGCGTGAGCAACGTCAGCCACGGGTTGCCGCTGCGCGGCCGCCTGAACGCCGCGTTCCTCGCGGCCGCCGCCGAGGCGGGGCTGGATGCCGCCATCGTGAACCCGGGCGACCCCGTCGTCGCCGAGGCGGTGCGGCTGGCCGACAAGGCCCGGGCCGCCGGCGCCGGCGCAGCGCGGCCCGGGCAGGCGTGGGCGGCCTGGGACGACGCGTACGAGGCCGCGCTGGCCGGCGCGCACGGCGGCGGCGAGCCGGGCGATGCGGGCGCGGACGATGACGGCGGCGCGGTCGAGGCCCGGCTGGCCGCCGCCGTGCTCCGCGGCGACGCCGACGCGGCTCCGGGGCTCGTGGACGCGGCGGTCGCCGCGGGGGCGGCCCCGGGGGACGTGATCGCCGGCGTGCTGACGCCCGCGATCCAGGGGCTCGGCGACGCGTTCGGGCGCGGCGAGGCGTTCCTGCCGCAGCTCATCGTGGCGGCCGAGGCGATGAAGGCCGCGGTCGCGCGCGCGAAGACGTACCTGCCGCCGGGCGCTTCCGAGCCGGCGGGCCGGGTGGCGTTCGCGACCGTGAAGGGCGACGTCCACTCCATCGGCAAGGACATCTGCATCTCGCTGCTCGAGAGCGCCGGCTTCGCGGTGGCGGATCTCGGCGTGGACGTGCCGCCGGAGGCGGTGGCCGCCGCGGCGGCTGATGCCGACGTCGTGTGCCTGTCGGCGCTGATGACGACGACGCTGCCGGCGATGCAGGCATCGGCCTGGGCCGTGGAGGCTGCTTCGCCGGGAGTGCCGGTGCTCGTCGGCGGTGCGGTCGTGACCGAGGACTGGGCGCACAGCATGGGGCTGGGCTACGCTCACGATGCCCCCGGCTGCGTGCGCGCGGTCGAGGCGGCCGTGGCGGCGGTGCGCTCGGCGCGGGACGGAAGGTCGCGGTCATGA
- the lipA gene encoding lipoyl synthase: MAYEHGTTPATRRLPPWLRRPVAHPGRFADTDAVVAELGLHTVCAEARCPNRGECFSAGTATFLVLGDACTRGCPFCAVEARTPAAPDDGEPVRVAEAVARLGLRHAVVTMVTRDDLPDGGAAHVASTVRAIRGAAPDAAVEVLVSDFAGDEAALGTLVDSAPDVFNHNLETVRSQTARVRRGADYDRSLGVLARAAGRRPGMPVKSGLMLGLGETEGEVVDAIADLRAAGCTMLTLGQYLRPSAAHLPVERFAEPDEFARLARAAYAAGFEAVASAPFVRSSYHAGERARG, translated from the coding sequence GTGGCGTACGAGCACGGCACCACGCCAGCCACGCGCCGTCTGCCGCCATGGCTGCGGCGACCCGTCGCGCACCCCGGGCGCTTCGCCGACACGGACGCGGTGGTCGCTGAGCTCGGGCTGCACACGGTCTGCGCCGAGGCGCGCTGCCCCAACCGCGGCGAGTGCTTCTCTGCGGGCACCGCGACGTTCCTCGTGCTCGGTGACGCCTGCACCCGCGGCTGCCCGTTCTGCGCCGTCGAGGCACGCACGCCCGCCGCGCCGGACGACGGGGAGCCCGTGCGCGTCGCCGAGGCGGTCGCGCGGCTCGGTCTGCGGCACGCGGTGGTCACGATGGTGACCCGCGACGACCTTCCCGACGGAGGTGCGGCGCACGTCGCGTCCACGGTCCGGGCGATCCGGGGAGCGGCGCCGGACGCCGCCGTCGAGGTGCTCGTGAGCGACTTCGCCGGCGACGAGGCGGCGCTCGGAACGCTGGTCGACTCGGCGCCCGACGTGTTCAACCACAACCTCGAGACCGTCCGTTCGCAGACCGCGCGCGTGCGCCGGGGCGCGGACTACGACCGCAGCCTCGGCGTGCTCGCCCGCGCGGCGGGGCGCCGGCCCGGGATGCCGGTGAAGTCCGGGCTGATGCTGGGTCTCGGGGAGACGGAGGGCGAGGTCGTCGATGCGATCGCCGACCTGCGCGCGGCGGGCTGCACGATGCTGACGCTCGGGCAGTACCTGCGGCCGAGCGCCGCGCACCTCCCGGTCGAGCGTTTCGCCGAGCCGGACGAGTTCGCGCGGCTCGCACGGGCCGCGTACGCGGCCGGGTTCGAGGCGGTCGCGAGCGCCCCGTTCGTGCGGTCGAGCTACCACGCGGGCGAGCGGGCGCGGGGCTGA
- a CDS encoding 5,10-methylenetetrahydrofolate reductase: MIITKPRDWQRILRNLEEVGARSVFLMGCGQCATVVHTGGEKELLQAKAVLEQHGHTVTGWAVGDVTCHLGGTRLETRKRSGDIEAADAVVVLACGAGVQTVADSVRKPVFPGLESAFLGNVIRHGVFEERCQMCGDCVLDRTAGICPVTTCPKGLLNGPCGGMWDGKCEVLRDRECTHVRIRARLAEQGRSRAGAVPPKDHSRKQKPGAVNLRDAGEGGDRP, translated from the coding sequence ATGATCATCACGAAGCCTCGCGACTGGCAGCGCATCCTGCGCAACCTCGAGGAGGTCGGCGCGCGCTCGGTCTTCCTGATGGGCTGCGGCCAGTGCGCAACGGTCGTCCACACGGGCGGCGAGAAGGAGCTGCTGCAGGCGAAGGCCGTCCTCGAGCAGCACGGCCATACCGTCACGGGATGGGCGGTCGGCGACGTGACGTGCCATCTCGGTGGCACGCGCCTGGAGACCCGCAAGCGTTCCGGCGACATCGAGGCGGCCGACGCCGTGGTGGTGCTCGCGTGCGGCGCGGGCGTGCAGACGGTGGCCGACTCGGTGCGCAAGCCGGTCTTCCCGGGCTTGGAGAGCGCGTTCCTCGGCAACGTGATCCGGCACGGAGTGTTCGAGGAGCGCTGCCAGATGTGCGGCGACTGCGTGCTCGACCGCACCGCCGGCATCTGCCCGGTCACGACCTGTCCGAAAGGACTGCTCAACGGGCCGTGCGGCGGGATGTGGGACGGGAAGTGCGAGGTCCTGCGCGACCGCGAGTGCACGCACGTGCGCATCCGCGCGCGCCTCGCCGAGCAGGGCCGCTCGCGCGCGGGCGCCGTGCCGCCCAAGGATCACAGCCGCAAGCAGAAGCCCGGAGCGGTGAACCTGCGCGACGCCGGCGAGGGCGGCGACCGCCCGTGA
- a CDS encoding 5,10-methylenetetrahydrofolate reductase has product MRRDVGREVRGPARPRVHARAHPRAPRRAGPLARGRRAAQGSQPQAEARSGEPARRRRGRRPPVSRLRDALERGEFVVTGEVAPPRGTDLSAMLASVDILAPHCLALNVTDNQGAALHLSSLAASRVLLDRGVEPIFQQTCRDRNRLALQSDLLAAWTLGLENVLMVTGDDPRGGDHPEAKGVFDLDSTQLLTVASELNAGRDMMGRDLDGGTGFYLGGAIFPEAEPWEVQLDRAVEKAAAGARFFQTQAVFDIAKLERAVSALRPHGVKVIAGVLLLRSPRVVDFINDKLAGLMVPEEVGARIRGAADPKAEAIALAVEQVRAIREVADGVHVMPLGLDAAVPEILAGAGL; this is encoded by the coding sequence GTGCGGCGGGATGTGGGACGGGAAGTGCGAGGTCCTGCGCGACCGCGAGTGCACGCACGTGCGCATCCGCGCGCGCCTCGCCGAGCAGGGCCGCTCGCGCGCGGGCGCCGTGCCGCCCAAGGATCACAGCCGCAAGCAGAAGCCCGGAGCGGTGAACCTGCGCGACGCCGGCGAGGGCGGCGACCGCCCGTGAGCCGCCTTCGCGACGCTCTCGAGCGCGGCGAGTTCGTCGTCACCGGCGAGGTCGCGCCCCCGCGCGGCACCGACCTGTCTGCCATGCTGGCGTCCGTCGACATCCTGGCGCCGCACTGCCTCGCGCTCAACGTCACCGACAACCAGGGCGCGGCGCTGCACCTCTCGTCGCTCGCTGCGTCGCGCGTCCTGCTCGACCGCGGCGTGGAGCCGATCTTCCAGCAGACCTGCCGGGACCGCAACCGCCTCGCCTTGCAGTCGGACCTGCTCGCGGCGTGGACGCTCGGCCTCGAGAACGTGCTCATGGTGACCGGCGATGACCCGCGCGGCGGCGACCACCCGGAAGCCAAGGGCGTGTTCGACCTCGACTCGACGCAGCTGCTCACCGTGGCGTCGGAGCTGAACGCCGGCCGAGACATGATGGGCCGCGATCTGGATGGCGGAACCGGCTTCTACCTCGGCGGGGCGATCTTCCCGGAGGCCGAGCCGTGGGAGGTCCAGCTCGACCGCGCGGTCGAGAAGGCGGCCGCCGGCGCGCGCTTCTTCCAGACGCAGGCGGTGTTCGACATCGCGAAGCTCGAGCGCGCCGTGTCGGCGCTGCGGCCGCACGGCGTCAAGGTCATCGCCGGCGTGCTGCTGCTCAGGAGTCCGCGGGTGGTCGACTTCATCAATGACAAGCTCGCGGGGCTGATGGTTCCCGAGGAGGTCGGCGCGCGCATCCGCGGCGCGGCTGACCCGAAGGCCGAAGCCATCGCGCTCGCCGTCGAGCAGGTCCGCGCGATCCGCGAGGTCGCCGATGGGGTCCACGTCATGCCGCTCGGGCTCGACGCGGCCGTGCCTGAGATCCTCGCGGGCGCCGGACTGTAG
- the lpdA gene encoding dihydrolipoyl dehydrogenase — MPQAPDGRVPTMRIVVLGGGPGGYSAAFEAARLGADVVLVERERLGGTCLNKGCIPTKTILRTARVVSETAHAEELGLTGAVATVEVPALRARKEAVVDELVGQVEGTARRLKVEVVAGEGRLTGPRTVEVVPDSGGTVVLEGDAVILATGSEVFRLPNIDHSMEGVWTSDDAVALTDIPKSVVIIGGGVIGLEFACVYATLGSCVTVVELMDQVLPGNDRRVARAAQEALEALGVEFRLADAVEKVDRLDERMYADLRSGTLLEADVVMSAVGRKPFSEGLGFPEAGIEMDRAAVKVDEHFRTSVPGVYAIGDLIGGMMLAHVAEEEGVAAARNAVAELSGASAHETVRYDCIPACVYTFPEVAVVGSSRDSAKERGVDAVQSVMKFTGNGKALAERESDGFVQMVAEKGTGRIVGCQIVGPHAVEIVHEVAVAMRHGITVRDLAETVHAHPTVSEVVRAAAADAAGKCGV, encoded by the coding sequence ATGCCGCAGGCGCCCGACGGAAGGGTCCCCACCATGCGAATCGTCGTCCTCGGCGGAGGTCCCGGCGGCTACTCGGCGGCGTTCGAGGCGGCGCGGCTCGGCGCCGACGTCGTGCTCGTCGAGCGTGAGCGCCTCGGCGGCACCTGCCTGAACAAGGGCTGCATCCCCACCAAGACCATCCTGCGCACCGCGCGCGTCGTCAGCGAGACGGCGCACGCCGAGGAGTTGGGGCTGACCGGGGCGGTCGCCACCGTCGAGGTGCCGGCGCTGCGCGCGCGAAAGGAAGCGGTCGTCGACGAGCTGGTGGGCCAGGTCGAGGGCACGGCGCGCCGCCTGAAGGTCGAGGTCGTCGCCGGCGAGGGACGCCTGACCGGTCCGCGGACCGTCGAGGTGGTCCCCGACAGCGGGGGCACGGTCGTCCTCGAAGGCGACGCGGTGATCCTCGCCACCGGCTCCGAGGTCTTCCGCCTGCCGAACATCGATCACAGCATGGAGGGGGTGTGGACCAGCGACGACGCCGTCGCGCTGACCGACATCCCCAAGAGCGTCGTCATCATCGGTGGCGGGGTCATCGGGCTCGAGTTCGCGTGCGTGTACGCCACGCTCGGCAGCTGCGTGACCGTCGTCGAGCTCATGGACCAGGTGCTGCCGGGCAACGACCGCCGCGTCGCGCGCGCGGCGCAGGAGGCGCTCGAGGCCCTCGGCGTCGAGTTCCGGCTTGCCGATGCGGTCGAGAAGGTCGACCGGCTCGACGAGCGCATGTACGCGGACCTGCGCAGCGGCACGTTGCTCGAGGCGGACGTGGTCATGAGCGCCGTGGGCCGCAAGCCGTTCTCCGAAGGCCTCGGCTTTCCGGAGGCGGGCATCGAGATGGACCGCGCCGCGGTGAAGGTCGACGAGCACTTCCGCACGAGCGTGCCCGGCGTCTACGCCATCGGCGACCTGATCGGCGGGATGATGCTCGCGCACGTCGCCGAGGAGGAGGGCGTCGCCGCCGCGCGCAACGCGGTGGCCGAGCTGTCCGGCGCCTCGGCGCACGAGACCGTGCGCTACGACTGCATCCCCGCCTGCGTCTACACGTTCCCCGAGGTCGCGGTCGTCGGGAGTTCGCGCGACTCGGCCAAGGAGCGCGGCGTCGACGCGGTCCAGTCGGTGATGAAGTTCACGGGCAACGGCAAGGCGCTGGCCGAGCGTGAGAGCGACGGCTTCGTCCAGATGGTCGCCGAGAAGGGCACCGGCCGCATCGTCGGCTGCCAGATCGTCGGTCCGCATGCGGTGGAGATCGTCCACGAGGTCGCGGTCGCGATGCGTCACGGCATCACCGTGCGCGATCTGGCCGAGACGGTGCACGCGCACCCGACCGTCTCCGAGGTCGTCCGCGCCGCCGCAGCCGACGCGGCCGGCAAGTGCGGCGTGTAG